A stretch of DNA from Candidatus Bathyarchaeota archaeon:
CTCCCTAAACGTGATCGGAATGATCTCGAAAGCTTTCCAGGACGTGAACGAGAGCCAGATACTCGACGCATTGTTTGAGCATACCTGGCCCGATCCAGATGAATGGTACGTGATGGCCTCGAAGCGGGCAGCCTCCCTGTTCAAGGCAGCCCTGCTTATAGGAGGAACCTTGGCGAAGGCCCGCCAAGACGAGTTGAACCTGCTAAACGCGGCCGCTGAACATATGGGATACTGCTTCGACATCCAAGACGACATAATAGACACCTTCACGACCGAGGAGCAGTATGGGAGGATGCCGGGAGGGGACATCGCCGGACGTAAGAAACCATTACATATTATATATGCTAAGAGGATGGCTGGAGAGCCTGGAGGGGATCTATTAGACGGGATAATGGGTAGGAGGCCCTCAAGCCGGGAACTGGACAATGTGAGGCGCTTGATAATAAGTTCTGGGGCCCTAGACGAGGCGAGGAGGACGGCGAAAAGACACGCCGAACTCGCTAAGAAATCCATATCGGAGACGTCAATGAACGACAGGTCTAAAGCCTTCTTTCTATCACTCATAGATTATATACAGGGGAGCCTAGACTGGTATAGATGACGGCCCCTCCATCAAAGCTGGTTTGAGGCCTCCCAAATAAGAGGGGG
This window harbors:
- a CDS encoding polyprenyl synthetase family protein, producing MSGFSGDEGPAPHGEPGVLDWRDELRAYERLIEDKVLSIMEGERGKASRYHPFMERLYRDLEEFILRKGRRLASCSTLIAYRGFKGSIDEGILSVCAGMELYRHSILVHDDLADKDESRRYASTLHKIYAEGYDEAFGGSVALFAGNILYALAVRVIGDAGFEPETSLNVIGMISKAFQDVNESQILDALFEHTWPDPDEWYVMASKRAASLFKAALLIGGTLAKARQDELNLLNAAAEHMGYCFDIQDDIIDTFTTEEQYGRMPGGDIAGRKKPLHIIYAKRMAGEPGGDLLDGIMGRRPSSRELDNVRRLIISSGALDEARRTAKRHAELAKKSISETSMNDRSKAFFLSLIDYIQGSLDWYR